One region of Peptococcaceae bacterium 1198_IL3148 genomic DNA includes:
- a CDS encoding phosphotransacetylase family protein, whose product MKNLYITGSAGTSKTTMAVGLAQKLQQIGYRVSYFKPIGAITATGGSIDEDALLMKQLLQIDKPIETIVPCSTSPFYLTRFHQSTELEAKISEAYQEINKDADIVLIDGAIFPHAMASMNFDVPTLAKKFNAALLQMVKIKNDYSLDQAMFFNRFFDCQGIQVVGNVFYNVPRQILAKTEGVYKEILEENGFKTLGIVPRCAELNAPTVEHLYQVLGGELLTGADQLMRLVEDSIVGAMTIESALNYLRRSANKAVITGGDRADMALAALETDTSVIILTGGLYPDVKVIAKAKEKGVPVILVHYDTFATIERMSEVSHRIKADDERSIKLALENVERYIDWQAILDELK is encoded by the coding sequence GTGAAAAACCTTTATATTACAGGTTCGGCAGGCACTTCCAAAACCACCATGGCGGTGGGATTAGCGCAAAAGCTTCAGCAAATAGGCTATCGGGTCAGCTATTTTAAACCAATCGGCGCCATCACCGCCACCGGTGGTTCAATTGACGAAGATGCACTGTTAATGAAACAATTACTACAAATTGATAAACCCATTGAAACCATTGTTCCCTGTTCAACCAGCCCCTTTTATTTAACTCGGTTTCACCAATCAACCGAGCTGGAAGCTAAAATCAGTGAAGCTTATCAAGAAATTAACAAGGATGCTGACATTGTGCTGATTGATGGGGCGATATTTCCCCATGCCATGGCCAGCATGAATTTTGATGTACCCACATTGGCTAAAAAGTTTAATGCTGCTTTGTTACAAATGGTAAAGATTAAAAACGATTACAGCCTTGACCAGGCCATGTTTTTCAATCGTTTCTTCGATTGCCAAGGCATCCAAGTGGTGGGCAACGTGTTTTATAACGTTCCCCGACAAATTTTGGCCAAAACCGAGGGCGTCTACAAAGAAATTCTAGAAGAAAACGGGTTCAAAACCCTCGGCATTGTTCCCCGGTGCGCAGAACTGAACGCCCCCACAGTTGAACACCTTTATCAAGTATTGGGTGGAGAGTTGCTCACCGGTGCAGATCAATTAATGCGTCTGGTGGAAGATTCCATCGTCGGAGCAATGACCATTGAAAGTGCGTTAAACTACCTGCGCCGCTCGGCCAACAAAGCCGTCATTACCGGCGGTGACCGGGCGGACATGGCATTGGCAGCGTTAGAGACTGACACATCTGTAATTATCCTAACCGGCGGTTTATACCCCGACGTAAAGGTAATCGCCAAGGCTAAGGAAAAAGGGGTTCCAGTTATTTTAGTACACTACGATACCTTTGCCACCATTGAACGGATGTCAGAGGTTTCACACCGCATTAAAGCCGACGATGAGCGCAGTATTAAATTAGCTCTGGAAAATGTAGAACGATATATCGATTGGCAAGCTATTTTGGATGAATTGAAGTAA